Below is a genomic region from Echinicola rosea.
CGTCCATCGATGATGTCATTTCCCAATAACAGCCAATGCCCCTCATCCCACTTGATCATTTCCACACTTGCGGTATTGGGAATAGCTGTCTTGGTAGAGGCTGTCCAAGTGTGTCCATTGTCCTTGGAAATGCTCTTGTGCACACGTGCAGGCGCATCGCCACTATCCCGCATCAACGCCAAAATATCTCCATTCTGCCTTCTGGCCAAAGCTGGCTGGATCGGCCCCCTTCCTACCAACGGCAAACTTGGCCTCCAAGTCCTACCATGATCTTCCGAGATGGCCATCATCGAAAAATTGAACCCATCTGAATATAGCGGCAAAATAATCCTGCCACCTTCTACCAGTGGCTTTATCCGTGTCATCCAACCTATGCCGCGCTTGGAGGGATCCTTAGCTGCCGACTTGATCTGTTCGTCATATGGGCGTGCATATTCTGCCCATCCAGCGGTACTTTGGGGAAGGGAAGAAAGCCTTAAATCCACCTCTTGGGCAAATTCCTCCCCCGGTTTTAAAAAGATATTGTCCTGCCAGCTCCACTTTGGTGCTCCATTTCCGGTGTACTTCTCGGCAGTTTTGACCCTGAGCACTGATTGCTCCCAGCGATTGGCAAGTACAGCGATCCATATAAGAAACAGTTTCCCGCGGTCATTCAGAAACACCACGGGATTACAATCGGGAATGCCTGGTGTGTCCGCCATGACAAAAGGCTCGCTCCATTGGTCTTGTCCGTTTTGGCGGGTCGCGCCCATGATCTTTACGTCATCAGCGGTTCTTTCTCCCGAACCTTGGAACCACACTGCCAACCAATGACCGCCAGCAACTTCCACCAAGCTGCTGCCATGCACATGCATTTTCTGCAACGGAAAGATCAAGGCTGATTCGCTGACTGCCTTTTCCAAACGCTCCTGTCCTTGGGCACCCACCTCCGCAATACAGCAAAAAGTCAAAAACACGACATAGGGGAAGCATAGATAGCTGCTAGTTTTTGCTTTTACAAGAGCAGGTAGATTTATAAGTCTCATAGTTAACTGATTTTTAATAAGATGACTGCACTATGGTTAAAAAAGGCTAGTTTAACTTCATTTACATGGCGGCTTGTCCACAGAAAACAACACTTTTGCCCAATAGCCTATGTTTGATGGTTTGGAGTATATAAACCAATACAATATATTTTATGATGAGAATAGGGATTGATTTAGGTGGTACCAAAGTTCAGATTGGCTTGGAAGAAAATGGGGTCATTGTGCGACACCAAAAGGAATTTTTGACCAAAAAGACTGACCTCGAAGCTTCTTTGACACAGCTTAAGGACTTTATCAGGCCTTTTATTGCTCCTGAGGTAACGGGCATAGGCATCGGTGTTCCTTCCGTCGTGGATACCGCCAGCGGGATCGTGTATAACGTCACCAATATTCCAGCTTGGGAGAAGGTCCATTTAAAGGATATCCTGGAAGCCGAATTCCAGCTCCCTGTAATGGTCAATAATGATGTCAACTGTTTTGTGCTGGGGGAACACCGTTTTGGCATAGGCAAGTCCTTTCGCAATATCGTGGGCATATGCATTGGTACGGGACTGGGAGCGGGCCTCATAGTGGATGGTCAGCTCTATATGGGGCATAATTGTGGCGCTGGCGAAATCGGCCTTGTCCCTTATCTCGACCAGAACATTGAATATTACGCCAGTGGAAACTTCTTCAGTGCACTTTATAACACCACTGCTCTGGCAGCCTTTCATGCTGCCAGAGCGGGCGATCTACAGGCCTGCAGGCAATGGGAAGAATTTGGACACCACTTTGGCAAAGCCATTTTGGCCGTCCTATACGCATATGATCCAGAAGCCATTATCGTTGGCGGTTCCATTTCCAAGGCATATCCCCTCTTTAGCCAATCACTTCAAAAAACATTGACAGAATTTATCTATCCCGAATCATTTAAACGGTTAAAAATATTAATTTCAGAAAACGAAAACATTCCCATGTTGGGAGCTGCTGCTTTAACCCACTTGAATTTATCAGTTTGATATGAAAAGAAATCCACTCATAGTTCTTTTAATACTGCTCATTTTCTTCGTCATATCTTTTTTAACCAACATCCTTGGTCCGATCATCCCTGACATTATCGATAGCTTTGACCTGAGCCTTGCTTTGGCCGGTTTTCTGCCTTTCTCATTTTTTGTTGCTTACGGAGTAATGTCCATTCCGGCTGGACTGATGGTGGAAAAATACCGTGAGAAAAAAGTGCTCCTAGCTGCGTTTATGATGGCATTTATCGGGGCATTGATTTTTGCCCTTTACACTGGTTTTGCCATAGCGCTGCTGTCGCTTTTCATTATCGGTATTGGCATGGCCATGCTCCAAGTGGTGATCAATCCCCTATTGCGAACAGCCGGCGGGGAAACTCATTTTGCGTTTAATTCTGTGTTGGGCCAGTTGGCATTTGGTGCAGCGTCCTTTCTCAGTCCTCAATTGTATAGCTATCTGGTCACCAATATCCATAAAGCGGAAAATTCACCCCTCATCATACTACTCAATCCATTAGTACCTGATGATATGAGCTGGGTTTCATTGTATTGGGTATTTGCGTTCATCGCACTGGTAATGGTCATCATATTGTCCTTAGTCAAGTTTCCTAAAGTCGATTTGGCCGAGGACGAAAAAATAAACATTCATGGAGCCTTTAAGGAGTTGATCGCCAATAAAACTGTCCATCTCTACTTCCTTGGGATATTCTGCTATGTGGGCACCGAACAGGGAATAGCCAACTGGATTTCCAAATTCCTTCAAACTTATCATCACCTTGACCCAGCGGTCGAAGGAGCCCGCACCATATCTTATTTCTGGGGATTACTCACCATTGGTTGCCTTTTGG
It encodes:
- a CDS encoding MFS transporter; the protein is MKRNPLIVLLILLIFFVISFLTNILGPIIPDIIDSFDLSLALAGFLPFSFFVAYGVMSIPAGLMVEKYREKKVLLAAFMMAFIGALIFALYTGFAIALLSLFIIGIGMAMLQVVINPLLRTAGGETHFAFNSVLGQLAFGAASFLSPQLYSYLVTNIHKAENSPLIILLNPLVPDDMSWVSLYWVFAFIALVMVIILSLVKFPKVDLAEDEKINIHGAFKELIANKTVHLYFLGIFCYVGTEQGIANWISKFLQTYHHLDPAVEGARTISYFWGLLTIGCLLGLILLKVMDSKKVLWLFTSGAIISLLLALFGPAEVALIAFPLTGFFASVMWSVIVSLALNSVPRHHGTFSGLLCTGIVGGAVVPLIIGGLAELIGLRLAMLFLLVTLGYVLSIGIWAKPLVKNATVTSLKDLFYRQN
- a CDS encoding ROK family protein produces the protein MRIGIDLGGTKVQIGLEENGVIVRHQKEFLTKKTDLEASLTQLKDFIRPFIAPEVTGIGIGVPSVVDTASGIVYNVTNIPAWEKVHLKDILEAEFQLPVMVNNDVNCFVLGEHRFGIGKSFRNIVGICIGTGLGAGLIVDGQLYMGHNCGAGEIGLVPYLDQNIEYYASGNFFSALYNTTALAAFHAARAGDLQACRQWEEFGHHFGKAILAVLYAYDPEAIIVGGSISKAYPLFSQSLQKTLTEFIYPESFKRLKILISENENIPMLGAAALTHLNLSV
- a CDS encoding sialidase family protein, with protein sequence MRLINLPALVKAKTSSYLCFPYVVFLTFCCIAEVGAQGQERLEKAVSESALIFPLQKMHVHGSSLVEVAGGHWLAVWFQGSGERTADDVKIMGATRQNGQDQWSEPFVMADTPGIPDCNPVVFLNDRGKLFLIWIAVLANRWEQSVLRVKTAEKYTGNGAPKWSWQDNIFLKPGEEFAQEVDLRLSSLPQSTAGWAEYARPYDEQIKSAAKDPSKRGIGWMTRIKPLVEGGRIILPLYSDGFNFSMMAISEDHGRTWRPSLPLVGRGPIQPALARRQNGDILALMRDSGDAPARVHKSISKDNGHTWTASTKTAIPNTASVEMIKWDEGHWLLLGNDIIDGRYQLTLYISEDEGDAWRALAKIEEDSTKKGRFSYPSMLRGTDDQLHITYSYHLPDDEKSIKYVVLDPELLF